TGAACACGGGCGTCGACGGCTGGGGCGGACGGGCCACGGGGCTCGGCGGCGACTGGGTGCTCGCGCTCGGGCTCAGCGCGGTGATGGGGGCGCTGCTGCTGTCCGCGGGCGTCGCGCTGCTGCGCGGCGGGCCAGGGGCGACGCGGCTCGTGCGCGGCGCCGCGCTCGCGTGCCTCGCGCTGATCGCCGTGCTGCAGGTCGTCTTCCCCTTCATGTCGATCTTCTCGCGGCTCCTCGGCGTCGCGATCCCGGTCGCGCTGCTGGTGGCGCTCCATTCGAGTGGAGGGCGCCGCGACCTGTCGGCGTCGACGCCGGCATGAGCGGCGCACGCGCGTGCGCCGCGTCGCTGCCACGCTGCTGATCGCCGGGGTGGCCGCCGCGCCTGCGATCCCCGTGACACGCGCGGGGATCCGCGCTCCGCGCATGGCTCGACGCGGTGAACGGCGGCGACGCGGCGCGCTGACGACGGCGCTGCGGCTCCCCGACGAGCGTCGGCGTCCGTGACGCCGCCCGACGGCGATCGGGGCGCTAGCGCGCTCCGGTCGCCGTCGGGTCTTCCTTGCCCGCGTGCTGGAGCACGAGCGTGAAGGTCGAGCCGACGCCGACCGCGCTCTCGACGGTGAGGTCGCCGCCCATCGCGCGCGCGAGATCGCGGCTGATCGCGAGCCCCAGTCCCACGCCCTGCTGGCTCGCTCGCGTGCGATGCCGGTCGACCTGGACGAACGGCTCGAAGATCCGCTCCAGCTGGTCGGCCGGGATGCCGCGCCCCGTGTCGGCGACCTGCAGCCGCACCACGCCGCGCACCGCGTCGGTCGCGCACTCGAGCGCGACGTGCCCGCCGGCGTCGGTGAACTTGATCGCGTTCGTGAGGAGGTTGAGCAGGATCTGCCGCAGCTTCTCCGCGTCCGCGCGCACGACGTGCGGCGATTCCGGCGTGTCGGGCGCGCAGGCGTCGTGCGAGAACGTGAGCCCCTTCGCGGTCAGCTGTGGCCCGATGAGCGACTCCAGCTCGCCGACCAGCGGCGCGATCTCGATGGCGTCGAGGTGGAACTCGACCTGTCCCGCCTCCAGCCGCGCGAAGTTCAGGACGTCGGTGACCAGCGACATGAGATGCTGGTTCGCGAGCCGGACGCGCTCCAGGTCCTGCTGCTGCGCCTCGGTCACCGGCCCGCGCAGCCCGAGCGCCAGCAGCTCGGTGTAGCCCTGGATGGCGTTGAGCGGCGTGCGCAGCTCGTGGCTCATCGTCGCCAGGAAGTCGCTCTTCGCGCGGTTCGCCGCCTCGGCCGCGGCGCGCGCGGCCTCCACCTCCGCCATCGCGCGGTGCAGCTCGTCGTTGGTCTGCTCCAGCTCCTCGGCGAGCGCCTGCGCCTCCTCGATCTGCTGCTCGAGCTCGAACGCCTGCTCCTGCAGCTGCGCCGCGTACACCTCCGCCTCGGTGCGCGCGCGGCGCAGGTCGTCCTCCACGTGCTGCCGATGGAGCGCCGCGGAGAGGACGTTGGCGACGCCCTGCAGGAAGCTCACGTCGTCCGTCGTGAACCGCCGGCGCCGCGCGGTGTGCGCGCCGAGCACTCCATAGGCGCTGCGCTCCGGCCCGTAGAGGATCACGCTGACGCCGCTGACGACGCCGTGCTCGCGCAGGAGCGGTGGATCCTCCAGCCGCGTCTCGGTGCGGAGGTCGTCGACGATCACGGGCGCGTGCGAGAGGAGCGCGTAGCCCGCCTGCGAGTCGCGCCCGACGCTGATCGTCGCATGGCCGACGACGCCGTCGTGCCACCCCTCGCCCGCGACGACGCGGGCCGTGAGTCCGTCGGGCAGCAGCTCGACCACCTTCACGAACTCGGTGTCGAGCAGCTCGGCGACGACGCGCGCGGCCTGCTGCAGCAGCGCGGGCACGGGCAGCCCGCCGAGCGCGCGGACCCCGAGGTCGGCGACAGCCGCCTGCTGGCGGGCCCACAGCGTGGCGGGATCCGACGAGCCTTCCGAACTCGGGCGATTCACGGGCGTGGAGCGATGGCGGAGCAAGACGGACGGTCACTGCGGGGCCGGGCCCTGGCGGATCGGCCGAACGAATGGCCCGCGGTCGTCGCAACTTCAAGGCCGACACCGGTCGCCCGCGATCGCCCGGTGCGCGGCTCCCGCTTCACAGCATTGTCATGAGCCGCGGCGTGTAGCCCCCATCCGTGCCTGCCGACACTGGACGGCGATGGCGTCCCGTCCGGTGGCGTACGCTCCGGCGGGCAGCAACGAATCCATGGTTGAAGCGACGAGCTTCAGGGGCAAGCGGAGGGGGAGATGCAAGGCATGCGCTGGTTCGACGATCTGCGGCTGGGACGCAAGCTCCTGGTGGGCTTCGGCATCGTGCTCACGCTGATGGGCGCGCAGAGCGCGGTGGCGTACCGGGCGACGCTGGCGAGCCAGGACGCGTCGCGCTGGACGGAGCACACCAACACGGTGCTCGGCGCCGCGACCGCCGCGCTGAGCGCGCTGCAGGACGTGGAGACCGGCTATCGCGGCTTCCTGCTGACGGGACGCGACGAGTTCCTGGAGCCGTACGTGGCCGGGCGGCGCGCGGCGGCCGCGAAGCTCGCGGAGCTGCGCGAGCTGACGTCGGACAACCCCGCGCAGGTCGCGCGCTGGACGGAGCTCGAGAAGCGCAGCGCGGACTTCGTCGCGCAGGTGACCGAGCCGGGCATCGCGATGCGGCGTCAGGTGAGCACCGGCGCGCTGCCGTTCGACTCGGTCGCGAGCCGGGTCGCGAGCGGCGAGGGGAAGAAGCACTTCGACGGCATGCGCGGCGTCTTCCAGGCCGCCACCGACGCGGAGCGCGCGCTGCTCGTGACGCGGCGCGCGCACGACGTGGCGGCGAGCGAGCAGCTGCTGCTCCTCCTCGTCGTCGGCACCGGGGCGCTGCTGGCGCTCGGCGTGCTGGTGGGCTGGCTGGTCGCGCGGCGCACGACGCGGCCACTGGCCGCCCTCACCGCGGCCGCGGAGCGCCTCGCGCTCGGCGACGTCGCGCAGCAGGTGACGCATGCGTCGCGCGACGAGGTGGGCGTGCTCGCCGAGGCGTTCCGCACGGTGATCGCGCACCAGCAGGCGATCGCCGCGGCGGCCGAGCGCGTGAGCGCCGGCGACCTCTCGACCGCCGTCGCCGAGAAGTCCGCGCACGACGTGGTCGCGCGCAGCATGAACCGCGTCCGCGAGCGCCTCACCCTGCTGGTGGAGGAGACGGGCACGCTGACCACCGCGGCGCGCGAGGGGCGGCTGGGCGTCCGCAGCGACGCGACGCGCGCCGAGGGCGCGTACCGCGAGCTGCTGGCGGGCTTCAACGCCACGCTCGACGCGGTCATCGCGCCGGTGCAGGACGCGCGCGAGGTGCTCGGACGTGTGGCCGAGCGCGACCTCACGGCGCGCATCACGACGACCTACACCGGCGAGCACGCGCTGCTGGCCGACACCGTGAACGTCGCCGCCTCGCAGCTGGAGCAGGCGCTGTCGGAGGTGGCGCTGGGCGCGCAGCAGGTCGCGGCCGCGTCGGGGCAGATCGCCAGCGGCAGCCAGGCGCTCGCGCAGGGCGCCGGCGAGCAGGCGAGCGCGCTCGAGGAGATGGCGGCCAGCCTGCAGGAGCTGGGCGCGATGGCCGAGCAGACGGCGGCCAACTCGCAGCAGGTGCGCACGCTCGCCGAGCAGACCGCGGCCAGCGCCGCCGCCGGGCAGGACGGCATGGCGCGCCTGACGACGACGGTGGACGCGATCCGCTCGCGCGCCGAGGAGACCGCGAAGATCCTGAAGACGATCGACGAGATCGCGTTCCAGACCAACCTGCTCGCGCTCAACGCCGCCGTGGAAGCGGCGCGCGCGGGCGACGCAGGG
This is a stretch of genomic DNA from Roseisolibacter agri. It encodes these proteins:
- a CDS encoding GAF domain-containing sensor histidine kinase, which produces MNRPSSEGSSDPATLWARQQAAVADLGVRALGGLPVPALLQQAARVVAELLDTEFVKVVELLPDGLTARVVAGEGWHDGVVGHATISVGRDSQAGYALLSHAPVIVDDLRTETRLEDPPLLREHGVVSGVSVILYGPERSAYGVLGAHTARRRRFTTDDVSFLQGVANVLSAALHRQHVEDDLRRARTEAEVYAAQLQEQAFELEQQIEEAQALAEELEQTNDELHRAMAEVEAARAAAEAANRAKSDFLATMSHELRTPLNAIQGYTELLALGLRGPVTEAQQQDLERVRLANQHLMSLVTDVLNFARLEAGQVEFHLDAIEIAPLVGELESLIGPQLTAKGLTFSHDACAPDTPESPHVVRADAEKLRQILLNLLTNAIKFTDAGGHVALECATDAVRGVVRLQVADTGRGIPADQLERIFEPFVQVDRHRTRASQQGVGLGLAISRDLARAMGGDLTVESAVGVGSTFTLVLQHAGKEDPTATGAR
- a CDS encoding methyl-accepting chemotaxis protein; this encodes MRWFDDLRLGRKLLVGFGIVLTLMGAQSAVAYRATLASQDASRWTEHTNTVLGAATAALSALQDVETGYRGFLLTGRDEFLEPYVAGRRAAAAKLAELRELTSDNPAQVARWTELEKRSADFVAQVTEPGIAMRRQVSTGALPFDSVASRVASGEGKKHFDGMRGVFQAATDAERALLVTRRAHDVAASEQLLLLLVVGTGALLALGVLVGWLVARRTTRPLAALTAAAERLALGDVAQQVTHASRDEVGVLAEAFRTVIAHQQAIAAAAERVSAGDLSTAVAEKSAHDVVARSMNRVRERLTLLVEETGTLTTAAREGRLGVRSDATRAEGAYRELLAGFNATLDAVIAPVQDAREVLGRVAERDLTARITTTYTGEHALLADTVNVAASQLEQALSEVALGAQQVAAASGQIASGSQALAQGAGEQASALEEMAASLQELGAMAEQTAANSQQVRTLAEQTAASAAAGQDGMARLTTTVDAIRSRAEETAKILKTIDEIAFQTNLLALNAAVEAARAGDAGRGFAVVAEEVRALALRSAEAARTTATLVEAMTAQTAEGVAVNQAVRTQFTAIAEQVGRVRAIVDEVSTASVQQADGVRQVNVGMEQVNGGTQRSAAHAEESAAAGEELDTQSRALLALVQQFRLGNASAGSPAAPHRAAPPAREAGRPQRIAYEMLVRA